The Peribacillus simplex genome contains a region encoding:
- a CDS encoding ABC transporter permease → MEANGIIDIEFWRLCAAYVFVVILLIIVKWRGISREKQIMLATVRMTVQLILAGYVLTYIFENPHPLLSLGFLCAMALFSIHNIFKQVPYTINKKIKRMVILSMLSGPMAALFYFNVVVIHFTPWYEPRYFIPIAGMIVGNAMTGVTLALKNLHDGISSNREKVEAMLMLGATPARAVKKYVDAAFDSAVLPTLNNMLGMGIIFLPGMMTGQILSGISPLIAIEYQIAIIIGILGSVSLTVVLFIMLSFRAFFTKNAQLSI, encoded by the coding sequence ATGGAAGCGAATGGGATAATAGATATTGAGTTCTGGCGTCTCTGTGCAGCCTACGTCTTTGTAGTAATTCTGCTCATAATCGTGAAATGGCGGGGGATTTCACGGGAAAAGCAAATCATGCTCGCTACGGTACGGATGACTGTGCAGCTCATTCTCGCCGGATATGTTCTGACATATATCTTTGAAAATCCCCACCCTTTACTTTCTTTAGGATTTTTATGTGCGATGGCCCTGTTTTCCATCCATAATATTTTTAAGCAAGTGCCTTATACAATTAATAAGAAAATCAAAAGGATGGTTATCCTAAGTATGTTGTCAGGACCCATGGCGGCCTTGTTTTATTTTAATGTGGTTGTCATCCATTTCACGCCGTGGTATGAGCCGAGGTATTTCATTCCAATTGCAGGGATGATCGTTGGGAATGCCATGACTGGAGTGACATTGGCGCTTAAAAACCTTCATGATGGGATTAGCAGTAATCGTGAAAAGGTGGAAGCGATGTTGATGCTTGGAGCGACTCCAGCGAGGGCTGTGAAGAAATATGTGGATGCTGCATTCGACTCCGCAGTGCTCCCGACTTTGAACAATATGCTCGGGATGGGGATTATCTTCCTTCCAGGAATGATGACAGGGCAAATCCTGTCGGGGATAAGCCCGCTCATCGCTATTGAATACCAGATTGCGATAATAATCGGGATTCTCGGAAGTGTTTCATTAACGGTGGTCCTTTTCATTATGCTGAGTTTCAGGGCATTTTTTACCAAAAATGCACAGTTATCCATTTAA
- the ptsP gene encoding phosphoenolpyruvate--protein phosphotransferase, with product MSTLISGIAASNGIAIAKAYRLTEPDLSIEKRSIEDVGAEISRFKEAIQKSTNELEIIRDKAEKDLGADKAAIFDAHLLVLADPELITPIQDKIQSESVNAEFSLNETASMFITMFEQMDNEYMKERAADIRDVTKRVLSHLLGVHIPNPSMIAEEVIIIAEDLTPSDTAQLNPAYVKGFTTDIGGRTSHSAIMARSLEIPAVVGAKSVTSSIENGDLVIIDGLKGEVHINPTPELVKRYEEEQEAYAMQKAEWAKLVHEQTVTNDGHHVELAANIGTPKDLDGVHQNGGEGIGLYRTEFLYMGRNDFPSEEEQFEAYKAVLEGMSGKPVVVRTLDIGGDKELPYLELPKEMNPFLGYRAIRLCLNEQGIFRTQLRALLRASIYGDLKIMFPMIATLAEFREAKAVLAEVRQELLDNGIQVAEKIEVGIMVEIPSTAVMADIFAKEVDFFSIGTNDLIQYTMAADRMNERVSYLYQPYNPAILRLVKMVIDAAHKEGKWAGMCGEMAGDEIAIPILIGLGLDEFSMSATSILKARSLISQLSLEEMKKLSQEVLGLDTNDNVKEAVINALKK from the coding sequence ATGTCCACTTTGATTAGTGGAATAGCAGCTTCAAACGGAATAGCCATCGCTAAAGCCTATCGACTGACAGAGCCAGATTTATCGATTGAAAAAAGAAGCATAGAAGATGTCGGGGCGGAAATATCCCGTTTTAAGGAAGCTATTCAAAAGTCAACAAATGAATTGGAGATAATCAGGGATAAAGCCGAAAAGGATTTAGGGGCCGATAAAGCCGCTATCTTTGACGCACACCTTCTTGTTTTGGCTGATCCGGAACTTATAACTCCCATTCAGGATAAAATTCAATCAGAAAGCGTCAACGCTGAGTTTTCCTTAAATGAAACCGCAAGCATGTTCATTACGATGTTTGAACAAATGGATAATGAATACATGAAGGAACGGGCAGCGGATATCCGTGACGTGACGAAACGGGTGCTGTCGCATCTTTTAGGTGTTCATATTCCAAATCCAAGCATGATTGCTGAAGAAGTGATCATCATTGCGGAGGATTTGACTCCATCCGATACAGCACAGTTGAATCCGGCATACGTCAAAGGATTTACGACCGATATCGGTGGACGGACATCCCATTCAGCCATAATGGCACGTTCATTGGAAATTCCAGCAGTCGTTGGAGCAAAATCAGTGACCTCATCCATTGAAAATGGTGACTTGGTCATTATTGACGGGCTAAAAGGTGAAGTGCACATAAATCCTACTCCTGAACTCGTGAAACGCTACGAAGAGGAGCAGGAAGCCTATGCCATGCAAAAGGCTGAGTGGGCTAAACTGGTTCATGAACAAACTGTTACAAATGATGGCCATCATGTGGAATTGGCTGCAAATATTGGTACTCCAAAAGATCTGGATGGCGTTCATCAAAATGGCGGAGAAGGCATCGGGTTATATCGTACGGAATTTCTTTATATGGGCAGAAATGACTTTCCAAGTGAAGAAGAGCAGTTCGAGGCATACAAAGCGGTGCTGGAAGGTATGTCAGGTAAGCCTGTAGTCGTCAGAACGCTTGACATTGGCGGAGATAAGGAGTTGCCTTATTTAGAGCTTCCTAAGGAAATGAATCCTTTTCTTGGATACCGTGCGATTCGCCTTTGCTTAAATGAGCAGGGGATTTTCCGGACTCAGCTCCGTGCCCTGCTTCGCGCAAGCATTTATGGGGATTTGAAAATCATGTTCCCGATGATTGCCACACTAGCTGAATTCCGCGAGGCTAAAGCCGTCTTGGCTGAAGTTAGGCAGGAATTGCTTGATAATGGCATTCAAGTTGCCGAAAAAATTGAAGTCGGAATTATGGTTGAAATCCCTTCAACTGCAGTGATGGCTGATATATTTGCTAAGGAAGTCGATTTCTTCAGCATAGGCACTAACGACTTGATTCAGTATACGATGGCCGCTGACCGAATGAATGAGAGAGTATCTTATTTATATCAACCGTATAACCCAGCGATTTTACGCCTGGTTAAAATGGTCATAGATGCCGCTCATAAAGAAGGGAAATGGGCCGGGATGTGTGGGGAAATGGCTGGAGATGAAATTGCCATACCGATTTTGATCGGATTGGGTCTTGATGAATTCTCAATGAGTGCCACCTCGATTTTAAAAGCACGTTCTTTAATTAGCCAACTTTCGCTTGAAGAGATGAAAAAACTATCTCAGGAAGTTTTAGGGTTGGATACGAATGATAATGTGAAAGAAGCGGTAATTAACGCTTTGAAGAAATAG
- a CDS encoding YkvS family protein: MKKAEVGNIIEFREGLKGIVEKVNENSVIVDVTYMENYRDLELEQKTVVNHKNYKIIG, from the coding sequence ATGAAGAAAGCGGAAGTTGGAAATATCATTGAATTTAGAGAAGGCTTAAAAGGAATCGTCGAGAAAGTGAACGAGAACTCAGTAATCGTGGACGTCACGTATATGGAAAATTATCGTGATTTGGAACTTGAACAGAAAACCGTCGTCAACCATAAAAATTATAAAATCATAGGATAA
- a CDS encoding ABC transporter ATP-binding protein: MFRLENIRYKGILKIDDLRISACMVTCLTGESGAGKTSLLRLLNRMDDPDSGSIYYQDQLLDEFNPIELRRKVTMLSQSPFTLPGTIEENLQLGLELTERKKKDKAELVKALETVQLQKPLDEGAENLSGGEKQRLALARLLLLKPEVYLLDEPTSALDEEAELTVMSRFLEEVKREKGTVIMITHSKQLAEICAEKRIVLKKAKEGDY; the protein is encoded by the coding sequence ATATTTAGGCTTGAAAATATTAGGTATAAAGGGATTTTGAAAATTGATGATTTGAGAATATCCGCTTGTATGGTTACTTGCTTGACCGGGGAAAGCGGTGCAGGGAAAACCTCACTGCTCCGATTATTGAACAGGATGGATGACCCGGATAGCGGTTCGATCTATTATCAGGATCAGTTGCTGGATGAATTCAACCCGATAGAGCTCCGGCGTAAAGTCACAATGCTTTCTCAGTCACCGTTCACTTTACCGGGTACGATTGAAGAAAACCTACAGCTTGGCCTGGAATTGACAGAACGGAAAAAAAAGGATAAAGCCGAATTGGTTAAAGCACTTGAAACCGTCCAGTTGCAGAAGCCTTTAGACGAAGGGGCGGAGAATCTTTCGGGCGGGGAGAAACAGAGGCTGGCACTGGCGAGGTTACTTTTATTGAAACCTGAGGTGTATTTACTGGATGAGCCGACTTCAGCTCTTGATGAAGAAGCCGAACTGACGGTCATGAGCCGTTTTTTAGAAGAAGTGAAGCGGGAAAAAGGAACAGTCATCATGATAACCCATTCAAAACAGCTTGCGGAAATATGTGCTGAAAAGAGGATCGTTCTGAAAAAGGCGAAGGAGGGTGACTATTAA
- a CDS encoding sigma-70 family RNA polymerase sigma factor: MEDFSALTSEFTPMIHHIIRSLSIYKNKEEYFQIGLIALWESYGKFNEEYGQFSNYAFTVIKGKILNELKHHHKYEAHTEPFDSFILDIKDPLSIHDEAFAIDNILTYTDGLTLNQQRWLLQTYLENKTVTEIAEVYQVTTAAVKSWRRSALNKLRKQLIFR, from the coding sequence ATGGAAGATTTCTCAGCACTAACGTCTGAATTCACGCCGATGATCCATCATATCATCCGCTCACTTTCCATCTATAAAAATAAGGAAGAATATTTTCAAATAGGATTGATTGCTTTATGGGAGTCATATGGGAAATTCAATGAGGAATACGGTCAGTTCTCCAACTATGCCTTTACGGTAATCAAAGGCAAAATTCTGAACGAATTAAAGCACCACCATAAATATGAAGCCCACACCGAACCATTTGATTCCTTCATACTAGACATTAAAGATCCACTTTCAATACACGATGAGGCCTTTGCCATCGATAATATCTTAACCTACACGGATGGATTGACACTGAATCAGCAACGCTGGCTTTTACAGACGTACTTGGAGAATAAAACGGTCACTGAAATTGCTGAGGTATATCAAGTTACTACCGCAGCCGTCAAATCATGGAGAAGGTCCGCTTTAAATAAATTAAGGAAACAATTGATTTTTCGATAA
- a CDS encoding thermonuclease family protein: MSGNSLIQSYLNVFLLTALCLITLSGCQAASDNLINQSKQEESISNEGIRSSAGSSNEEKGKTFTAEIIKVVDGDTVKIKMANGNEETVRLLLVDTPETVHPSKPVQPFGPEASKFTKELMPAGSEVEVETGIGERDKYGRLLAYFYVDGKMVNKLLLEKGLARVAYVYAPNTKYLDELESIQKQAQKDEIGIWSIENYATSKGFDDSKSMEASVEMPTASCSNPQIKGNINSKGNKIYHIPSDQYYEITKPEEMFCTEQDAQDAGFRKSQS; encoded by the coding sequence ATGAGCGGAAATTCCTTAATACAATCTTATCTGAATGTTTTTCTCCTGACTGCACTTTGCCTGATCACGTTGTCTGGCTGCCAAGCTGCATCAGATAACCTAATTAATCAATCCAAACAGGAAGAGTCAATTTCCAACGAAGGCATCCGATCCAGTGCGGGTTCTTCAAATGAAGAAAAAGGCAAGACATTCACAGCCGAGATCATTAAAGTTGTTGACGGAGATACAGTAAAAATCAAAATGGCTAATGGAAATGAAGAAACGGTCAGGCTCCTTTTGGTAGATACTCCAGAAACCGTGCACCCATCCAAGCCCGTTCAGCCTTTTGGACCTGAAGCAAGCAAATTCACCAAGGAACTAATGCCAGCGGGTTCTGAAGTGGAAGTAGAAACCGGCATAGGTGAAAGAGATAAATATGGCAGGCTGCTGGCCTATTTTTATGTTGACGGTAAAATGGTGAATAAACTCCTGCTTGAAAAAGGACTGGCCAGGGTAGCCTATGTTTATGCACCGAACACGAAATATCTAGATGAATTGGAGAGTATTCAGAAACAAGCCCAAAAAGACGAAATCGGTATTTGGTCAATTGAAAACTATGCAACTTCAAAGGGGTTTGATGATTCGAAGTCCATGGAAGCTTCAGTGGAAATGCCAACTGCATCTTGCAGTAACCCGCAAATTAAAGGGAATATTAACTCTAAAGGCAACAAAATATATCACATTCCTTCGGACCAATATTATGAAATAACCAAACCGGAAGAAATGTTTTGTACCGAACAAGACGCACAGGATGCTGGATTCCGAAAATCGCAAAGTTAA
- a CDS encoding YkvI family membrane protein, with product MLSRWSGSFQIAAVYVGTVVGAGFATGKEIVEFFTRYGFYGFIGILIAGYIFIFTGTKIMLISTRIRASSYEEFNQFLFGRKVAGIINFFFLIMLLGVTAVMISGSGAVFEEQLGVPKSIGSWSTIILASLVLMMGMRGVFTVNSFVVPIMICFSLILFFSTLDNGDFFKTLTKVPDEVITVKMILSPFAYTAFNLALAQAVLVPVAYEVREEKVIKHGAILGGIFLTIILLTGHFSLMTLPDVNRYEIPSAVIMRTAASQLYWMFILVIYGEIFTSVIGNIYGLQRQISNYIKLPSMLIIAVIFLIALIISEFGYGRLLGYIYPVFGYISLLFLILVWKSKAGKE from the coding sequence ATGCTGTCAAGGTGGTCAGGGAGTTTTCAGATTGCAGCAGTTTATGTAGGCACAGTCGTCGGTGCAGGATTTGCAACTGGAAAAGAGATTGTCGAGTTTTTTACCCGTTATGGCTTTTATGGCTTTATCGGGATTTTAATAGCAGGTTATATTTTCATTTTCACTGGGACGAAAATCATGCTCATTTCCACAAGGATAAGAGCATCTTCTTATGAGGAGTTCAATCAATTTCTTTTTGGGAGGAAAGTAGCGGGAATCATCAACTTCTTTTTCCTTATCATGCTGTTAGGGGTGACGGCTGTCATGATTTCGGGTTCAGGAGCCGTTTTTGAAGAACAACTTGGCGTGCCCAAAAGTATAGGAAGCTGGTCTACGATCATACTGGCATCCTTGGTCCTGATGATGGGCATGCGGGGTGTTTTCACTGTGAACTCTTTTGTTGTACCAATCATGATCTGCTTTAGTTTGATCCTTTTTTTCTCGACTTTGGATAATGGGGATTTCTTTAAGACACTTACAAAAGTTCCTGATGAAGTGATCACCGTGAAAATGATTTTGTCACCATTTGCCTATACAGCCTTTAACCTTGCTTTGGCACAGGCTGTGCTGGTTCCGGTTGCGTATGAAGTTCGAGAGGAGAAGGTCATTAAACATGGTGCAATTCTTGGTGGGATATTCCTGACAATCATTTTATTGACGGGGCATTTTTCACTTATGACACTTCCTGACGTGAATAGATATGAAATTCCTTCAGCGGTTATTATGAGAACGGCAGCCAGTCAGTTATATTGGATGTTCATTTTGGTGATTTACGGGGAGATATTCACTTCGGTCATCGGAAACATATATGGATTACAGAGGCAAATCAGCAATTATATTAAATTGCCAAGCATGTTGATCATAGCGGTGATTTTTTTAATAGCTTTGATCATCAGTGAATTCGGATATGGAAGGTTACTAGGATATATTTATCCGGTTTTTGGATACATAAGCCTCCTTTTTTTAATATTGGTCTGGAAAAGCAAGGCGGGGAAGGAGTAA
- a CDS encoding SDR family oxidoreductase — MELHLEKKNALILASSQGLGKAMAAELVKEGANVMLASRDGEKLAAVQREISQLGAGKVAFMVTDITKAEDIKSLVRQTAEEFGGIDILINNAGGPPGGSFTDFNDEEWQQSFELNLLSFIRTIRESLPHLKKQGGKIVNIASSSIKEPIPGLILSNTFRTAIVGLSKTLASELAPDRILINTVGPGRIATDRVQHLDKLNAEKQGVTTEEMTEQSINKIPLGRYGEPEEFAKFVTFLVSGANTYLTGQSYLVDGGMIKSI; from the coding sequence ATGGAATTACATTTGGAAAAGAAAAATGCATTGATCTTAGCCTCAAGTCAAGGTTTGGGGAAGGCCATGGCAGCTGAATTGGTTAAAGAAGGCGCAAATGTCATGCTAGCCAGCCGTGATGGAGAAAAACTTGCCGCCGTGCAAAGGGAAATATCACAGCTTGGGGCGGGTAAAGTTGCTTTTATGGTAACGGATATAACAAAAGCTGAAGATATTAAAAGCTTGGTTAGGCAAACTGCTGAAGAGTTCGGAGGTATCGATATTCTTATTAATAACGCCGGAGGTCCTCCAGGGGGTTCATTTACAGATTTCAATGACGAAGAATGGCAACAATCTTTCGAACTTAATTTACTAAGCTTCATAAGGACGATCCGCGAGAGCTTGCCACATTTAAAAAAACAGGGCGGGAAAATCGTTAATATCGCTTCTTCATCCATTAAGGAACCGATTCCGGGATTGATCCTATCGAATACATTCCGGACTGCAATCGTTGGATTGTCAAAGACGTTAGCTTCAGAATTAGCACCAGACCGGATATTGATCAATACAGTTGGACCAGGAAGAATCGCTACGGACCGTGTTCAGCACCTTGATAAATTAAATGCAGAGAAACAAGGCGTCACTACTGAGGAGATGACTGAACAATCCATTAACAAAATCCCTCTTGGCCGTTATGGGGAACCCGAGGAATTTGCAAAGTTCGTTACTTTCCTTGTTTCAGGTGCCAATACATATTTAACGGGGCAGTCCTACTTAGTTGACGGAGGAATGATAAAGTCCATTTAA
- a CDS encoding phosphocarrier protein HPr: protein MVEKTFTVTAETGIHARPATLLVQAAGKFDSEINLSYKEKKVNLKSIMGVMSLGIGQGAEITISAEGSDENDALNTLAETLNREGLAE, encoded by the coding sequence ATGGTAGAAAAAACATTTACAGTAACTGCAGAAACAGGAATTCACGCTCGTCCGGCTACATTGCTTGTACAAGCTGCAGGAAAATTTGATTCAGAAATAAACCTTTCTTATAAAGAAAAAAAAGTGAACCTTAAGTCCATTATGGGTGTAATGTCACTGGGTATTGGCCAAGGTGCGGAAATTACGATTTCTGCTGAAGGAAGCGATGAAAATGATGCACTAAATACACTTGCTGAAACGTTGAACAGAGAAGGATTAGCAGAATAA
- a CDS encoding NAD(P)-dependent oxidoreductase, with the protein MKQNDWEESEVMQSNKVIGFIGLGVMGKSMAANLLKAGYEVFVYTRTKDKASELLSQGAKWASSPKEIAQKANVIISMVGYPSDVEEIYLGENGLIENGKQGTHLIDMTTSTPTLAVKIAEEAKKRGMESLDAPVSGGDIGARDAKLTIMVGGSSEAFEAVRPIFDIIGSNVVHQGPAGSGQHTKMCNQIAIASNMIGVTEAISYAQKAGLDPERVLRSISSGSAGSWSLSNLVPRMVEGDFEPGFYIKHFIKDMKIALNEAERMGMDAPGLSLSKSLYEGLAEAGEENSGTQALYKHYN; encoded by the coding sequence TTGAAACAAAATGATTGGGAGGAATCTGAAGTGATGCAATCGAACAAAGTGATCGGCTTCATAGGTTTAGGAGTTATGGGAAAAAGTATGGCCGCAAATCTCCTTAAGGCGGGATATGAGGTATTTGTTTATACAAGGACGAAAGATAAGGCAAGTGAACTGCTCTCACAGGGCGCGAAGTGGGCATCTTCACCAAAGGAAATTGCTCAGAAAGCTAATGTGATCATTTCCATGGTAGGATACCCTAGTGATGTGGAAGAAATCTATCTTGGGGAAAATGGGCTTATCGAGAACGGGAAACAAGGTACCCATTTAATCGATATGACGACCTCCACTCCGACTTTGGCAGTGAAAATAGCGGAGGAAGCCAAGAAAAGAGGCATGGAATCATTGGATGCACCGGTTTCCGGAGGAGATATCGGTGCCCGTGATGCAAAGCTTACGATCATGGTCGGCGGGTCTAGTGAGGCATTTGAAGCGGTCAGGCCCATTTTTGATATCATTGGCAGCAATGTTGTCCATCAAGGCCCGGCTGGTTCGGGACAGCATACGAAAATGTGCAATCAAATCGCCATTGCATCTAATATGATCGGAGTGACTGAAGCGATTTCCTATGCCCAAAAGGCGGGGTTGGATCCGGAACGGGTATTAAGAAGCATATCATCGGGTTCTGCCGGAAGCTGGTCACTGTCCAATCTTGTGCCGCGGATGGTTGAAGGGGATTTTGAACCTGGTTTTTATATCAAGCATTTTATCAAGGATATGAAGATTGCACTTAATGAAGCGGAAAGAATGGGAATGGACGCTCCTGGATTAAGCCTAAGCAAATCCCTATATGAGGGGCTGGCAGAAGCTGGCGAGGAAAATAGCGGTACACAGGCGTTATATAAACATTATAATTAA